A genomic stretch from Marinimicrobium sp. C6131 includes:
- a CDS encoding class I SAM-dependent methyltransferase, protein MTSDKFLSRIRAWRRQRFGVPLADQSAREMAAWLDTPLGRALLAAEQVALDGVLQDLFGYHLLQISVDPALDITGSSRITHRVTVALDNAGAAPLSSLIADPRQLPLASGSVDLVVLHHALDFSPTPHQLLREAQRVLIPRGYLVVVGFNPWSGFGLTRYFTRLFSRHALWRHQPLRLGRLLDWLQLLDLEPDSIQRGFYRLPVQHPGTLRRLQWCDRWGKTLHLPGGAFYQVVACKELGGAIPVKPSWERRPSSLPGLGVQPMRKDQKY, encoded by the coding sequence ATGACGTCAGACAAGTTCCTGAGCCGGATTCGAGCCTGGCGGCGCCAGCGTTTTGGCGTGCCGCTGGCGGATCAGTCTGCCCGGGAAATGGCGGCCTGGCTCGACACTCCGCTGGGCCGGGCGCTGTTGGCGGCCGAGCAGGTCGCTCTGGATGGCGTGTTGCAGGACCTGTTTGGCTACCATCTGTTGCAGATCAGTGTTGATCCCGCTCTGGATATCACGGGCAGCAGTCGTATCACTCATCGCGTGACGGTAGCGCTCGATAATGCGGGGGCTGCCCCCCTGTCGTCGCTGATTGCGGATCCCCGCCAGTTACCACTGGCCAGCGGGTCCGTCGATCTGGTGGTGCTGCACCACGCCCTGGATTTCAGCCCGACGCCACACCAGTTGTTGCGTGAGGCCCAGCGGGTGCTGATTCCCCGGGGATACCTGGTCGTCGTCGGGTTCAATCCCTGGAGTGGCTTCGGTCTGACGCGCTATTTTACCCGGCTGTTCAGCCGCCATGCCCTCTGGCGGCATCAGCCACTGAGGCTCGGGCGTTTGTTGGATTGGCTGCAGTTGCTGGATCTGGAGCCGGATAGCATCCAGCGCGGGTTTTATCGTCTGCCAGTGCAACATCCGGGCACGCTGCGCCGTTTGCAATGGTGTGACCGCTGGGGTAAAACCCTGCACTTGCCCGGCGGGGCCTTCTATCAGGTCGTGGCCTGCAAAGAGCTGGGTGGAGCGATTCCTGTCAAACCCAGTTGGGAGAGGCGCCCTTCATCACTGCCGGGGTTGGGCGTTCAGCCCATGAGGAAAGATCAAAAGTATTGA
- a CDS encoding cation/multidrug efflux pump, with protein MFYTIFSIVIILLGLMLVYAALRLLARRHWLMGFLRGLVGLGLLVLALMLALAALDLFSYRQMAQEEPVATLSLRQLGDQRFKATLVHSSGEEETFELRGDQWQLDARVIKWQGFLGGLGIKPGYRLDRLSGRYYTLNDERNAERTVYSLEHRTWGPDVWALIHRHPDWFPVVDARYGSATFVPMADNALFEVRLSSSGLLARPLNEPARQALSVWD; from the coding sequence ATGTTCTACACGATCTTTTCAATAGTCATCATCCTGCTTGGACTGATGCTGGTCTATGCCGCCCTGCGTCTTCTGGCTCGTCGGCATTGGCTGATGGGATTTTTGCGTGGCCTTGTCGGGCTGGGCCTGTTGGTGCTCGCCTTGATGTTGGCCCTGGCGGCTCTGGACCTGTTCAGCTATCGACAGATGGCGCAGGAGGAGCCCGTCGCGACATTGAGCCTCAGACAACTTGGCGACCAGCGATTCAAGGCGACCCTGGTGCACAGTAGTGGCGAAGAGGAGACGTTCGAATTGCGCGGCGATCAGTGGCAACTGGACGCGCGTGTCATCAAATGGCAAGGTTTCTTGGGCGGTTTGGGTATCAAGCCCGGCTATCGGCTGGATCGTCTCAGTGGCCGATACTACACGCTGAATGATGAGCGCAATGCCGAACGCACCGTATACAGCCTGGAGCATCGAACCTGGGGCCCGGATGTCTGGGCGCTGATCCATCGACATCCCGATTGGTTCCCGGTCGTCGATGCCCGCTACGGCAGCGCGACGTTTGTGCCCATGGCCGACAACGCCCTGTTCGAAGTTCGTCTGTCATCGTCGGGATTGCTGGCGAGACCCTTGAATGAGCCGGCCCGTCAGGCGCTGTCTGTCTGGGATTGA
- the dnaQ gene encoding DNA polymerase III subunit epsilon, protein MRQIVLDTETTGLDPSQGHKIIEIGCVELVNRKLTGRHYHQYINPEREVDAGAMEVHGITNEMLADKPVFAQIVEDFLAFVDGAELVIHNAPFDIGFIDHELRQWNARYGSITRRCGVVDSLVLARSKHPGQKNNLDALCKRYGVDNTQRELHGALLDAEILADVYLLMTGGQTALSLGGSSSAGSGNDSSGQERRPLSAQRTPTPVIRANDEELAAHRAKLEVIEKSAGQVLWQD, encoded by the coding sequence GTGCGACAGATCGTACTGGACACCGAAACCACGGGGCTCGATCCCTCCCAGGGACACAAAATCATCGAAATCGGGTGTGTGGAACTGGTCAACCGGAAGCTCACGGGGCGCCACTACCATCAGTACATCAACCCGGAGCGGGAGGTGGATGCGGGCGCCATGGAAGTGCACGGCATCACCAATGAGATGCTGGCAGACAAGCCGGTTTTTGCCCAGATTGTTGAGGACTTCCTGGCCTTTGTCGATGGCGCCGAACTTGTCATTCACAATGCGCCGTTCGATATCGGCTTTATCGATCACGAACTCAGGCAGTGGAATGCCCGGTATGGCTCCATCACCCGCCGCTGTGGTGTGGTGGACAGTCTGGTGCTCGCCCGAAGCAAACACCCTGGACAGAAAAACAATCTGGATGCGCTGTGCAAGCGCTACGGCGTTGACAATACCCAGCGCGAACTGCACGGAGCGCTGCTGGATGCCGAGATCCTGGCCGACGTCTATCTGTTGATGACCGGGGGGCAGACGGCCCTGTCACTGGGAGGGAGTTCATCGGCGGGCAGCGGTAATGACAGTTCCGGTCAGGAGCGGCGCCCCCTGTCCGCGCAACGGACGCCGACACCGGTCATTCGTGCCAATGATGAGGAGTTGGCCGCCCACCGCGCGAAGCTTGAGGTGATCGAGAAAAGTGCCGGGCAAGTGCTCTGGCAAGATTGA
- the gloB gene encoding hydroxyacylglutathione hydrolase, whose protein sequence is MREPIGIPALDSNYFWLLPVGDAPECQAGDVYLVDPGDAGPVLRTLQRENLTLRGILITHHHWDHTDGLDGVLARLSVPVYGPDSVPQVDHVVKDGDRLELPGLAVSVMAVPGHTLDHLAYFQPAANDAPPRLFCGDALFAAGCGRLFEGTPAQAQASLDKLSALPDQTRIYCAHEYTQTNLRFALSVEPDNLAVRQRLGDVDKLRARKLPTLPSELALERTTNPYLRTEDPALLNALQLPLDTERSEVFAELRARKDRFL, encoded by the coding sequence ATGCGCGAACCCATCGGTATTCCCGCCCTGGACAGCAACTATTTCTGGTTGTTGCCGGTGGGCGATGCCCCGGAGTGCCAGGCGGGCGACGTATATCTTGTTGACCCCGGTGACGCCGGGCCCGTGCTACGGACATTGCAGCGGGAGAATCTCACTTTGCGGGGTATTCTGATCACTCACCACCATTGGGATCATACCGACGGACTTGACGGGGTGCTGGCCCGCCTGAGCGTCCCGGTGTATGGACCGGACTCGGTTCCCCAGGTGGATCACGTTGTGAAGGATGGTGATCGGCTCGAACTCCCGGGACTGGCCGTCTCGGTAATGGCGGTACCCGGTCACACGTTGGACCACCTCGCCTACTTCCAGCCTGCAGCCAACGACGCGCCTCCGAGACTGTTCTGCGGCGATGCGCTGTTTGCGGCGGGCTGCGGCCGCCTGTTTGAAGGAACCCCGGCTCAGGCTCAGGCATCCCTGGACAAGCTGAGCGCCCTGCCCGACCAGACCCGGATTTATTGTGCCCACGAATACACCCAGACCAATCTGCGATTTGCCCTGTCTGTGGAGCCGGACAATCTGGCCGTGCGCCAGCGCCTGGGCGACGTCGATAAGCTGAGAGCGCGCAAACTGCCCACCCTGCCCAGTGAACTCGCCCTGGAACGGACGACCAATCCTTACCTGCGTACAGAGGACCCGGCCCTGCTGAACGCACTGCAGTTGCCCCTCGATACCGAACGGTCAGAGGTCTTTGCCGAGCTTCGCGCCCGGAAAGACCGGTTTCTTTAG
- the rnhA gene encoding ribonuclease HI, protein MKKVEIFTDGACRGNPGPGGWGALLRFNGQEKSLYGGEADTTNNRMELRAAIEALGALKEPCEVVLTTDSQYVRKGISEWMAGWKRNGWKTSQKKPVKNVDLWRALDEAVQTHRIDWHWVKGHSGHRENELADQLANRGIDELRN, encoded by the coding sequence TTGAAAAAAGTCGAGATATTTACGGACGGTGCCTGTCGGGGTAATCCGGGGCCCGGAGGCTGGGGCGCATTGCTGCGCTTCAATGGTCAGGAGAAAAGCCTGTACGGCGGCGAAGCCGATACGACCAACAACCGGATGGAGCTGCGCGCGGCGATTGAGGCGCTGGGAGCGCTCAAGGAGCCCTGTGAAGTGGTTTTGACCACCGACTCCCAGTACGTGCGCAAGGGCATCAGTGAGTGGATGGCCGGCTGGAAGCGCAACGGCTGGAAAACCTCGCAGAAAAAGCCGGTGAAAAATGTCGATCTGTGGCGGGCTCTGGACGAGGCGGTGCAAACCCATCGAATTGACTGGCACTGGGTCAAGGGGCACAGTGGTCACCGGGAGAATGAGCTGGCGGACCAACTGGCCAACCGCGGCATTGACGAATTGAGGAACTGA
- a CDS encoding lytic transglycosylase yields MNRFKRPLALAVSLISLGGCQALSPSEPSRTADRSRPVIDESLCTLDREQQATFVVSDQGNLWPRLRAGYGLPEVDHPRIDTYVDWYARHPHYMERVIERGQRFLHHIANELEAEGMPLELALLPIVESAFDPFAYSHGRASGIWQFVPATGRQYGLKQNWWYDGRRDVVASTDAAIRYLKYLNELFDGDWLLALASYNTGQGNVMRRIRSNERRGKPTDFWSLNLPRETRAYVPQLLALAKVIGEPERYNLSLNPVPDEPYFRVVNVESQIDLAQAAELAELDLDELYLLNAGYNRWATDPDGPHRLLIPVQHEETFRTNLASIPTRERVGWDRYRVVSGDSLITIARRYRTSVDTIKSVNQLSSNVIRAGQTLMIPTAKHPANRYAFSADQRRQRTQNRSQGSEGSTRVDYKVRPGDSFWTIAKRHGITVGALTNWNGMAPGDTLMPGQTLVIWTEQEGLTSSAQSDRRSVVRKVHYRVRKGDSIARIASRFNLSVQDILRWNTVSASSYIHPGQSLTLFVDVTNNASF; encoded by the coding sequence ATGAATCGATTCAAGCGCCCTCTCGCCCTGGCCGTCAGCCTGATCAGCCTCGGTGGCTGCCAGGCCCTGAGCCCCTCGGAACCGTCCAGAACGGCGGATAGAAGCCGCCCCGTCATCGACGAGTCGCTATGCACCCTGGATCGGGAGCAACAGGCAACATTCGTGGTCTCGGATCAGGGCAACCTCTGGCCGCGTTTGCGCGCCGGGTATGGGTTGCCCGAGGTTGACCACCCGCGGATCGACACCTATGTTGATTGGTACGCCCGTCACCCTCACTACATGGAGCGCGTCATTGAGCGGGGGCAGCGGTTTCTCCACCACATTGCCAATGAGCTTGAAGCCGAAGGGATGCCACTCGAGCTCGCCCTCCTGCCAATCGTCGAAAGCGCTTTTGATCCGTTTGCCTACTCCCATGGACGAGCTTCCGGTATCTGGCAATTTGTCCCCGCCACTGGCCGGCAGTACGGACTCAAACAGAACTGGTGGTACGACGGGCGCCGCGATGTGGTCGCCTCCACCGATGCCGCCATTCGCTATCTCAAGTATCTCAACGAACTGTTTGATGGCGACTGGTTGCTCGCACTGGCGTCCTATAACACGGGTCAGGGTAACGTCATGCGCCGGATCCGCAGCAATGAGCGCCGGGGCAAACCGACCGACTTCTGGTCGCTGAACCTGCCCCGGGAAACCCGGGCCTATGTTCCGCAATTGCTGGCGCTTGCGAAAGTGATTGGGGAGCCGGAGCGATACAACCTTTCGCTCAATCCCGTTCCGGACGAACCCTACTTCCGGGTGGTCAATGTGGAGTCGCAGATCGATCTGGCGCAAGCGGCCGAGCTCGCAGAGCTGGACCTGGATGAGCTGTACCTGTTGAACGCCGGCTACAATCGCTGGGCGACGGATCCGGACGGCCCTCACCGGTTGCTGATTCCCGTTCAACACGAAGAAACCTTTCGCACCAACCTCGCCAGTATTCCGACCCGGGAACGCGTCGGCTGGGATCGCTACCGCGTGGTCAGTGGCGACTCATTGATCACGATCGCCCGTCGTTATCGAACCAGTGTCGACACGATCAAAAGCGTCAACCAATTGAGCAGCAACGTGATCCGGGCCGGCCAGACGCTGATGATTCCCACAGCCAAACATCCGGCCAACCGCTACGCGTTTAGCGCCGATCAGCGCCGCCAGCGGACCCAGAATCGCTCTCAGGGCAGTGAAGGCAGCACCAGGGTGGACTACAAAGTGCGCCCCGGGGACAGTTTCTGGACGATCGCCAAGCGCCACGGGATTACCGTCGGCGCTCTGACCAACTGGAATGGCATGGCACCGGGAGACACCCTTATGCCAGGCCAGACTCTGGTGATCTGGACTGAACAGGAAGGTCTGACCAGCAGTGCCCAGAGCGACCGTCGCTCAGTCGTACGCAAGGTGCACTACCGGGTACGCAAAGGTGACTCAATCGCCCGCATCGCCAGTCGTTTCAACCTGTCGGTCCAGGATATCCTGCGCTGGAATACGGTATCCGCGTCCAGTTATATTCATCCGGGCCAGTCCCTGACACTGTTTGTCGACGTCACCAATAACGCCTCTTTCTGA
- the nudC gene encoding NAD(+) diphosphatase — MIDSQPGHSRRYLLVGEGHVLCDQSGRLRLLDEAEAEPWLATADRDFLGHWNAVSLYALHLVDSQTIEGCQWLSLRTQLGLLDDQLFFLVGNALQWSRWRLEHRFCGRCGGPTEPMPAGEPAHRCPRCELRFYPRLSPCMITLVTRGDHCLLARHARSRQGIHTALAGFVEIGERVEDTVHREVMEEVGLTIKAPRYFASQPWPFPGQLMLGFHAEYDSGDIQVDGDEIVEANWWRYDNLPVTPPPQTIAGQLIADFVAQQHNKCS; from the coding sequence GTGATTGACTCTCAACCCGGGCATTCCCGCCGGTACTTGCTGGTCGGGGAAGGACATGTCCTGTGCGACCAATCCGGTCGGCTGAGGTTGCTGGATGAGGCGGAAGCGGAACCCTGGTTGGCGACAGCGGACCGCGATTTTCTCGGCCACTGGAATGCGGTTTCGCTGTACGCTCTGCACCTTGTCGACTCCCAGACCATAGAAGGCTGCCAGTGGCTGAGCCTGCGTACGCAGTTGGGCCTGCTGGACGACCAGCTGTTTTTCCTGGTGGGGAATGCGCTGCAGTGGTCACGGTGGCGATTGGAGCACCGCTTTTGTGGACGCTGTGGCGGCCCGACCGAACCCATGCCGGCCGGAGAGCCCGCCCACCGGTGCCCGCGCTGCGAGCTGCGTTTTTACCCCCGCCTCAGCCCCTGCATGATCACTCTGGTGACCCGTGGTGATCACTGCCTGTTGGCCCGTCACGCCCGCTCGCGCCAGGGAATTCACACGGCACTGGCCGGTTTTGTCGAGATCGGCGAGCGCGTCGAAGACACCGTACACCGTGAAGTGATGGAGGAGGTGGGGCTGACCATCAAGGCTCCCCGCTACTTCGCCAGCCAGCCTTGGCCGTTTCCGGGACAGTTGATGCTGGGCTTTCACGCCGAGTATGACTCGGGGGATATTCAGGTGGACGGCGATGAAATCGTGGAAGCCAATTGGTGGCGCTACGACAACCTGCCGGTCACGCCGCCCCCGCAGACCATTGCCGGGCAGTTGATTGCGGATTTTGTCGCACAGCAGCACAATAAGTGCTCCTGA
- the msrA gene encoding peptide-methionine (S)-S-oxide reductase MsrA, which yields MFFGTRKLEMPTRDQALKGRDEAMRLEGDNAKHFVKGTPLQPPFPEGLEQIVVGMGCFWGAERCFWQLPGVYTTAVGYAAGYTPNPTYEEVCSGYTGHNEVVLVVFDPTVAPLNSILKTFWENHDPTQGMRQGNDRGTQYRSGIYTQNATQQAAAEQSRDRYQAALEERGRGEITTEIQPAGPFYYAEPYHQQYLAKNPGGYCGLGGTGISCPTP from the coding sequence ATGTTCTTTGGTACGAGAAAGCTGGAAATGCCCACGCGGGATCAGGCCTTGAAAGGACGTGATGAGGCGATGAGACTCGAAGGCGACAACGCCAAACACTTTGTCAAAGGCACGCCATTGCAGCCGCCATTCCCGGAAGGGCTTGAACAGATCGTCGTCGGCATGGGCTGCTTCTGGGGCGCCGAGCGCTGCTTCTGGCAACTGCCCGGCGTCTACACCACCGCCGTGGGCTACGCCGCCGGTTATACCCCCAACCCCACCTACGAAGAAGTCTGTTCCGGCTATACCGGTCACAACGAAGTCGTCCTGGTCGTATTCGATCCCACCGTCGCGCCGCTGAACAGCATCCTCAAAACCTTCTGGGAAAATCACGATCCAACCCAGGGCATGCGCCAGGGCAATGATCGAGGCACCCAGTACCGGTCCGGTATCTACACCCAGAACGCCACGCAGCAAGCGGCGGCGGAACAGAGTCGGGATCGGTATCAGGCCGCGCTTGAAGAACGGGGAAGGGGAGAAATCACCACAGAAATACAGCCCGCCGGCCCCTTTTACTATGCCGAACCCTACCACCAGCAATACCTGGCCAAAAACCCGGGCGGTTATTGCGGGTTGGGTGGTACTGGTATCTCCTGCCCAACGCCGTAG
- a CDS encoding pilus assembly protein, with the protein MSSTENVNLNSLKLVQDQLVATIEQAAARLEEFAADRNNGELLQNCIDGIKQISGTLNLLQLRGVDLLAQELVEQITDIPLGEEQNTNRKLDVLTSAFFILPRYLEYCLQTSRSMAVLLIPHINELRQLRKAPPLPESYFYSLEPEPIYSGKGQSSTVLGEDLPPLVRRLRHMYQVGLVNLLQNKQQRASLGMMGRAMERLESISHGRPRAGLWWVAAAMFEALRATNMDISVGRKRLFSVLDRHIKQLQTAGREGLELAPEPALLKEMLYLIALSRANGARTDAVVKAYGLEPLPYTDAELVRELEFLKGPSAATINSMGAVLKDELRSTKNILERAAQGGTELLRESPELLETLKKVADILSVVGLISPSNSLKEEIQKIQRWQKSDETIDPEELLAVADTLLYIESSVSGLGKMNLSDERLAKLNATSRDEIIANSQLAEAEELVLEEAESGLAMIKRALTSYAESNYDVGHIKNVATTLNTIRGGMILLNRPRSAAVLHSCSQFIEESLLKSEQPAAVRHMLENFADAIISLEYYIDSLRQDRNTDDSVLQVAEESLAALGYPVS; encoded by the coding sequence GTGAGCAGCACTGAAAACGTCAACCTCAATTCCCTGAAGCTGGTTCAGGATCAGTTGGTCGCCACCATTGAGCAGGCCGCCGCCCGGCTGGAGGAGTTTGCCGCCGATCGCAATAATGGGGAACTCCTCCAGAATTGCATCGATGGTATCAAACAGATCAGCGGTACGCTGAACCTCCTGCAACTGCGCGGCGTTGACTTGCTGGCCCAGGAGCTGGTCGAACAGATCACGGATATACCGCTGGGGGAAGAGCAGAACACCAATCGCAAACTGGATGTGCTGACGTCCGCTTTTTTCATCTTGCCGCGCTACCTGGAGTACTGCCTGCAGACCTCCCGCAGCATGGCCGTGCTCCTTATTCCTCATATCAACGAGTTGCGCCAGCTTCGCAAGGCTCCGCCTTTGCCAGAGAGCTACTTTTACTCGCTTGAGCCCGAACCGATCTATTCGGGTAAGGGGCAGAGCAGTACCGTCCTTGGGGAAGATCTGCCACCACTGGTACGTCGGCTGCGACACATGTATCAGGTGGGCCTGGTCAACCTGCTTCAAAACAAACAACAACGTGCCTCTCTGGGTATGATGGGGCGAGCGATGGAGCGGCTCGAGTCAATCAGCCACGGCCGGCCCCGGGCGGGTCTGTGGTGGGTGGCCGCGGCCATGTTCGAGGCGCTGCGGGCCACCAACATGGACATCAGTGTCGGTCGCAAGCGCCTGTTCAGTGTGCTGGATCGTCACATCAAACAGCTTCAGACCGCCGGCCGCGAGGGGCTTGAGCTGGCCCCGGAGCCCGCGCTGCTTAAGGAAATGCTGTATCTGATTGCCCTGTCACGGGCTAACGGCGCCCGCACTGATGCGGTGGTCAAAGCTTACGGGCTGGAGCCGCTTCCTTACACCGATGCGGAACTGGTGCGGGAGTTGGAGTTTCTGAAAGGGCCAAGTGCTGCCACCATCAACTCCATGGGCGCGGTCCTGAAAGACGAATTGCGCAGTACCAAAAACATTCTCGAACGGGCGGCCCAGGGCGGCACCGAACTGTTGAGAGAGAGCCCGGAACTGCTGGAAACCCTCAAGAAAGTGGCCGACATTCTGTCTGTGGTGGGGCTGATATCACCCAGTAACAGCCTGAAAGAAGAAATCCAGAAGATTCAACGCTGGCAGAAATCCGACGAGACCATCGACCCGGAGGAACTGCTCGCCGTCGCCGACACGCTGTTGTATATAGAAAGTTCCGTGTCCGGCCTGGGCAAAATGAATCTCTCCGACGAACGACTGGCAAAGCTGAACGCCACATCCCGCGACGAAATCATTGCCAACAGCCAGCTCGCCGAAGCGGAAGAACTGGTGTTGGAAGAGGCTGAATCCGGGCTGGCCATGATCAAGCGGGCACTGACCTCCTACGCTGAATCAAATTACGATGTCGGGCATATCAAAAATGTGGCCACTACCCTGAACACCATCCGCGGCGGCATGATCCTGCTCAACCGTCCACGATCGGCGGCCGTGCTGCACTCCTGTTCGCAGTTCATTGAAGAGTCCTTGCTTAAAAGCGAGCAGCCGGCGGCTGTTCGGCATATGCTGGAAAATTTCGCGGATGCGATCATCAGTCTTGAGTACTATATCGACAGTCTGCGCCAGGATCGGAATACCGATGACAGTGTTCTCCAGGTTGCCGAGGAAAGCCTGGCCGCGCTGGGCTACCCGGTGAGTTGA
- the sohB gene encoding protease SohB, translating into MEFINEYGLFLAKVVTVVIAIGFVVGLVATAGSKNRKKADKGHVEVVKLNDRFKHMTHALKQVALDEATRKADAKAEKKREKAEQTKKKKALKTGAKSDEKPADSDTKRVFVLDFNGDIKASATDSLREEITAVLSLARPADEVVVKLESGGGLVHSYGLAASQLARIRDRHIPLTVCVDKVAASGGYMMACVADRILAAPFAVLGSIGVVAQLPNFHKLLKKNNIDFEMFTAGEYKRTVTMFGENTKKGRDKFVEDLEDTHVLFKEFVSEHRPQVEIDKVATGEIWFGRRAQSVKLIDELKTSDEYLVQLAEKSDVFEVSFVHKKSLPEKLGMATEGAVDRLLLRWWQRSNNQRWF; encoded by the coding sequence TTGGAATTTATCAATGAATATGGGCTGTTTCTGGCCAAAGTCGTCACCGTCGTGATTGCCATCGGCTTTGTGGTGGGACTGGTGGCAACCGCCGGCAGCAAGAACCGTAAAAAAGCCGACAAGGGGCACGTCGAGGTGGTCAAACTGAACGACCGCTTCAAACACATGACCCATGCCCTGAAGCAGGTCGCGCTGGATGAGGCAACGCGAAAGGCGGACGCCAAGGCCGAAAAGAAGCGGGAAAAGGCTGAACAGACAAAGAAAAAGAAAGCACTCAAAACCGGTGCCAAATCCGACGAAAAACCGGCGGATTCCGACACAAAACGGGTTTTTGTGCTGGACTTCAACGGCGATATCAAGGCCTCTGCCACCGACAGCCTACGCGAAGAAATCACCGCCGTGTTAAGCCTGGCCAGGCCCGCCGACGAAGTGGTAGTCAAACTGGAAAGTGGTGGTGGGCTGGTACACAGTTACGGCCTGGCCGCCAGTCAGCTGGCCCGGATTCGCGACCGCCATATTCCCCTGACCGTCTGCGTTGACAAGGTGGCAGCCAGTGGGGGCTATATGATGGCCTGTGTGGCGGACCGGATTCTGGCGGCACCCTTCGCCGTATTGGGCTCAATCGGGGTGGTGGCCCAGTTGCCGAACTTTCATAAACTGCTGAAAAAGAACAACATCGATTTTGAGATGTTTACCGCAGGCGAGTACAAGCGTACCGTCACCATGTTCGGTGAAAACACCAAAAAGGGCCGGGACAAGTTTGTGGAGGATCTCGAGGATACCCACGTTCTGTTCAAGGAGTTTGTCTCGGAGCACCGCCCTCAGGTGGAGATCGATAAGGTGGCCACCGGGGAGATATGGTTTGGTCGTCGCGCGCAGTCGGTGAAGCTGATTGATGAGCTGAAAACCAGTGATGAGTATCTGGTACAGTTGGCCGAAAAGTCCGATGTATTTGAGGTCAGTTTTGTGCACAAGAAGTCGCTCCCGGAAAAGCTCGGTATGGCCACCGAGGGTGCGGTCGATCGTCTTCTGTTACGCTGGTGGCAGCGTTCCAATAACCAGCGCTGGTTTTAA